The following proteins are co-located in the Sphingomonas donggukensis genome:
- the uvrB gene encoding excinuclease ABC subunit UvrB, translated as MAIQIRTTLDEPETGQSFVPHRPARPPKAEGGRRLEIVSDYEPSGDQPVAIKELVEAARAGERDQVLLGVTGSGKTFTMAKVIEALQRPALILAPNKILAAQLYGEFKSFFPNNAVEYFVSYYDYYQPEAYVPRSDTYIEKESSTNESIDRMRHSATRSLLERDDVIIVASVSCLYGIGSVETYSAMIFDLKKGQVVDQREIVRKLVALQYKRNDAAFQRGNFRVRGDNLEIFPSHYEDSAWRISFFGDDIEEIVEFDPLTGQKVASLNSVRVYANSHYVTPGPTLKQASEAIKFELADRLQELVTEGKLLEAQRLEQRTNFDLEMIAATGSCAGIENYSRFLTGRMPGEPPPTLFEYLPENALLFVDESHQTIGQINGMSRGDHRRKLTLAEYGFRLPSAIDNRPLRFNEWEAMRPQTTYVSATPGEWEMEQTGGVFAEQVIRPTGLIDPPVEIRPVEEQVQDLIQECKKTTEMGYRTLVTTLTKRMAEDLTEYMHEAGLKVRYMHSDVETLERIELIRDLRLGVYDVLIGINLLREGLDIPECGLVAILDADKEGFLRSETSLIQTIGRAARNVEGRVILYADRMTGSMERALNETNRRREKQQAYNAEHGITPTTIKRDIGDIIAHVASKDQVTVAIDEDRPHMVGHNLRAYIESLEKKMRDAAANLEFEEAGRLRDEIRGLEQEELGLPAPERSAAPIMGRSNEGKPGTRKTRYGKSQKMRMGGGRRS; from the coding sequence ATGGCTATCCAGATCCGCACCACCCTCGACGAGCCGGAGACCGGCCAGTCGTTCGTCCCGCACCGCCCCGCCCGTCCGCCCAAGGCCGAAGGCGGGCGGCGGCTGGAGATCGTCAGCGACTACGAACCCTCGGGCGACCAGCCGGTGGCCATCAAGGAGCTGGTCGAGGCGGCGCGCGCCGGTGAGCGCGACCAGGTGCTGCTGGGCGTCACCGGCTCGGGCAAGACCTTCACGATGGCGAAGGTCATTGAGGCGCTGCAGCGCCCGGCGCTGATCCTCGCGCCGAACAAGATCCTCGCCGCGCAGCTGTACGGTGAGTTCAAGTCGTTCTTCCCGAACAACGCGGTCGAATATTTCGTCAGCTACTACGACTATTACCAGCCCGAAGCCTATGTGCCGCGGTCGGACACTTATATCGAGAAGGAAAGCTCGACCAACGAATCGATCGACCGGATGCGCCATTCCGCCACCCGGTCGCTGCTGGAGCGCGACGACGTCATCATCGTCGCGTCGGTATCGTGCCTGTACGGCATCGGTTCGGTCGAGACCTATTCGGCGATGATCTTCGACCTGAAGAAAGGCCAAGTGGTCGACCAGCGCGAGATCGTGCGCAAGCTCGTCGCTCTCCAGTACAAGCGCAACGATGCCGCCTTCCAGCGCGGCAATTTCCGCGTGCGCGGCGACAACCTCGAGATTTTCCCGTCGCATTACGAGGATTCGGCGTGGCGCATCTCGTTCTTCGGCGACGACATCGAGGAGATCGTCGAATTCGATCCGCTGACCGGCCAGAAGGTCGCGAGCCTGAATTCGGTGCGCGTCTATGCCAACAGCCACTACGTCACGCCCGGCCCGACGCTGAAGCAGGCGAGCGAGGCGATCAAGTTCGAGCTGGCCGACCGGTTGCAGGAGCTGGTGACCGAGGGGAAATTGCTGGAGGCGCAGCGGCTGGAGCAGCGCACCAATTTCGACCTGGAGATGATCGCCGCTACGGGAAGTTGCGCAGGCATCGAGAATTACAGCCGGTTCCTGACCGGGCGGATGCCGGGCGAGCCGCCCCCCACGCTGTTTGAATATCTGCCAGAGAACGCGCTGCTGTTCGTCGACGAGAGCCACCAGACGATCGGGCAGATCAACGGCATGTCGCGCGGCGACCACCGGCGGAAACTGACGCTGGCCGAATACGGCTTCCGCCTGCCCTCCGCGATCGACAACCGGCCGTTGCGCTTCAACGAGTGGGAGGCGATGCGCCCGCAGACGACCTACGTCTCGGCGACGCCGGGCGAATGGGAAATGGAGCAGACCGGCGGCGTGTTCGCCGAACAGGTCATCCGCCCGACCGGCCTGATCGACCCGCCGGTCGAAATCAGACCCGTCGAGGAGCAGGTCCAGGATCTGATCCAAGAGTGCAAGAAGACCACCGAGATGGGCTATCGCACGCTTGTCACCACGCTCACCAAGCGCATGGCGGAGGACCTGACCGAATATATGCACGAGGCGGGGCTGAAGGTCCGCTACATGCATTCGGACGTCGAGACGCTGGAGCGGATCGAGCTGATCCGCGACTTGCGGCTCGGGGTCTATGACGTGCTGATCGGCATCAACCTGCTGCGCGAGGGGCTGGATATCCCCGAATGCGGGCTGGTCGCGATCCTCGATGCCGACAAGGAGGGGTTCCTGCGCTCCGAAACCTCGCTGATCCAGACGATCGGGCGCGCGGCGCGCAACGTCGAGGGACGGGTGATCCTGTACGCCGACCGCATGACCGGCAGCATGGAGCGCGCGCTCAACGAAACCAACCGCCGCCGCGAGAAGCAGCAGGCTTATAATGCCGAGCACGGCATCACCCCGACCACGATCAAGCGCGACATCGGCGACATCATCGCGCATGTTGCGTCCAAGGATCAGGTGACGGTCGCGATCGACGAGGATCGCCCGCACATGGTCGGCCACAATCTGCGCGCCTACATCGAATCGCTCGAAAAGAAGATGCGCGACGCCGCCGCCAACCTGGAGTTCGAGGAGGCCGGGCGCCTGCGCGACGAAATCCGCGGGCTGGAGCAGGAGGAACTCGGCCTCCCCGCCCCCGAACGCAGCGCCGCGCCGATCATGGGCCGCAGCAACGAGGGCAAGCCCGGCACCCGCAAGACCCGCTACGGCAAGAGCCAGAAGATGCGGATGGGCGGCGGGCGACGGTCCTGA